In the genome of Paenibacillus pabuli, one region contains:
- a CDS encoding S41 family peptidase, with protein MMKKRSALLLVIVALLGGSLLTLALMSSPGLARTTPGEGLLASVTGSSQQKNDLKKIETAMDLISSNYYKDVDRTKLIDGAINGMMESLGDPYSNYMGQETAAQFEESIEGSFTGIGAEVSSQDGNVVVVSPIKGSPAEKAGIRAKDMIMSVNGESLQGLELNKAVNKIRGPKGSEAKVQVKRAGSSELIEFVIVRDDIDLETVYAHMEDNGVGVITITQFSLNTGDRFKEELAKLEKQNMKGLIIDVRNDPGGVLQVVIEIAEQFVPKGKVIVQVEDKNGKKEQSKSNGSGKSYPITVLMNKGSASASEILAGALQQSAGATLVGENSFGKGTVQTSYDKQMGDGSLLKITIAKWLTPNGDWIHEKGIKPDIAVNQPDYFSVAPINKEKLPLKYDSNSTDVKSAQTMLRGLDFKPDRVDGYYDQKTEEAVKAFQKQKGIQATGQIDEKTAESLEAALIERIANPQYDAQLKRAIENVSKDISSAVSKP; from the coding sequence ATGATGAAGAAAAGATCGGCCCTGCTGCTTGTCATTGTAGCCCTTCTTGGGGGCAGCCTGCTTACGCTGGCACTGATGAGCTCCCCTGGCCTGGCACGGACGACACCAGGTGAAGGACTGCTCGCCAGCGTTACTGGCAGTTCGCAGCAGAAGAACGATTTGAAAAAGATTGAAACCGCGATGGATTTGATCTCAAGCAACTACTATAAAGACGTGGATCGAACCAAACTGATTGATGGTGCGATCAACGGCATGATGGAATCTCTCGGTGATCCATACTCCAATTATATGGGGCAGGAAACAGCAGCCCAGTTCGAGGAGTCGATTGAAGGTTCGTTTACCGGAATTGGCGCAGAGGTATCCTCACAGGACGGCAATGTCGTAGTGGTATCACCGATCAAAGGATCGCCTGCCGAGAAAGCGGGTATTCGCGCCAAAGACATGATCATGTCCGTGAATGGTGAATCCCTGCAAGGTTTGGAATTGAACAAAGCCGTTAACAAAATCAGAGGTCCAAAAGGCAGTGAAGCGAAGGTACAGGTTAAACGTGCTGGATCTTCCGAGCTGATTGAATTCGTCATTGTGCGTGATGACATTGATTTGGAAACGGTGTACGCCCACATGGAGGATAACGGTGTTGGTGTGATTACGATCACTCAATTCTCGCTGAACACAGGAGATCGCTTTAAGGAAGAATTGGCGAAGCTGGAGAAGCAGAACATGAAGGGCCTAATCATTGATGTTCGCAATGACCCGGGTGGTGTTTTGCAGGTCGTTATTGAAATTGCAGAGCAATTTGTTCCAAAAGGCAAGGTTATTGTTCAAGTCGAAGACAAGAACGGTAAAAAGGAACAAAGCAAATCGAACGGATCAGGCAAATCGTATCCCATTACGGTATTGATGAACAAGGGAAGTGCGAGTGCGTCGGAAATTTTGGCTGGTGCACTGCAACAGTCGGCAGGCGCAACGCTGGTTGGAGAAAATTCCTTTGGTAAAGGAACCGTACAGACGAGTTATGACAAGCAGATGGGTGATGGCAGCTTGCTGAAAATCACCATCGCGAAATGGCTGACTCCGAATGGGGATTGGATTCATGAAAAAGGCATTAAACCGGATATTGCGGTGAATCAGCCGGATTACTTCTCGGTGGCACCAATCAACAAAGAAAAATTACCTTTGAAATATGACAGCAATAGCACGGATGTGAAAAGTGCGCAGACGATGCTTAGAGGACTTGACTTTAAGCCGGATCGTGTGGATGGATACTATGACCAGAAGACAGAAGAAGCGGTCAAAGCATTCCAGAAACAAAAAGGCATTCAGGCAACAGGCCAGATTGATGAGAAAACCGCGGAATCACTGGAAGCGGCTCTGATTGAACGCATTGCCAATCCTCAATATGATGCACAGCTGAAGCGCGCGATCGAAAATGTCTCAAAGGATATTTCGTCCGCAGTGTCGAAGCCATAA
- a CDS encoding murein hydrolase activator EnvC family protein → MKKTASLLALTLLASLTLQPSDGYAKSSISDIDQQIQQLESKAASAKKEQQKAASNKKEAQHYKNKTNAYLKVVMEQINVVSDELANVSLQIENTEEDLRTTKKDLQAAEERIVAREKLLESRVRLMYTDGAVSYLDVLLTSTSFSDFLTRADSLKTIVDQDQHLLDEHKKDKQLVVDKKAELDVQYAEAKSLYAQKKQRKSQLNEKEQEKQVLLASYDAKIEESEELTQEQEDVLMQIASKRSALLQEKNKLREQQAAAAAKAKAAAAARAAAAAKAPTKVSTNSSSSSSSTSYSSGNGIFGMPVSGARVSSGFGPRIHPITGEVGKMHAGVDFAVAQGTSVHAASGGIVIMAEWYSGYGYTVIVDHGGGLWTLYGHLREGGFKVSKGDTVSRGDIIAESGNTGNSTGPHLHFEVRDNGTAVNPFNYL, encoded by the coding sequence TTGAAAAAAACAGCTTCGCTGCTGGCCTTAACGTTATTGGCCAGTTTGACGCTTCAACCTTCTGACGGATATGCCAAGAGTAGCATTAGCGATATTGATCAGCAGATTCAGCAACTGGAGAGCAAGGCGGCTTCGGCCAAAAAGGAGCAGCAAAAGGCTGCCAGCAACAAAAAGGAAGCTCAGCACTACAAAAACAAGACCAATGCTTACTTGAAGGTCGTCATGGAGCAGATCAATGTGGTTAGTGATGAGCTGGCGAACGTATCCTTGCAGATTGAAAATACGGAAGAGGATCTTCGGACGACGAAAAAAGATCTGCAAGCCGCAGAAGAACGTATCGTTGCAAGAGAGAAATTACTTGAATCACGTGTACGGCTGATGTATACAGACGGTGCCGTTTCTTATCTCGATGTGTTGTTAACTTCCACAAGCTTCTCTGATTTCCTGACTCGTGCCGATTCACTGAAAACGATTGTGGATCAGGATCAGCATTTGCTGGATGAGCACAAAAAGGACAAGCAGCTCGTCGTGGACAAAAAGGCAGAACTGGATGTGCAATATGCAGAAGCCAAGAGTCTGTACGCGCAGAAGAAACAGCGCAAGTCCCAATTGAATGAGAAGGAACAGGAGAAGCAAGTGCTTCTCGCTTCCTATGATGCTAAAATTGAAGAGTCGGAAGAGCTGACGCAAGAACAGGAAGACGTCCTGATGCAGATTGCCAGCAAGCGTTCGGCCCTTCTGCAAGAGAAAAACAAATTGCGTGAGCAGCAAGCGGCGGCGGCAGCCAAAGCAAAAGCAGCAGCAGCTGCACGTGCCGCGGCAGCGGCGAAGGCGCCGACCAAGGTCAGCACCAACAGCAGTAGTAGCAGTAGCAGCACTTCATACTCCAGTGGTAACGGCATCTTCGGGATGCCTGTATCAGGTGCACGTGTATCTTCCGGTTTCGGACCTCGTATTCACCCGATCACGGGTGAAGTGGGCAAAATGCATGCAGGTGTAGACTTTGCTGTTGCTCAAGGAACGTCCGTTCACGCCGCATCAGGCGGAATCGTCATCATGGCTGAATGGTATAGCGGATATGGTTACACCGTCATTGTTGACCATGGAGGCGGATTGTGGACGCTATATGGTCATTTACGTGAAGGCGGATTTAAGGTTAGCAAGGGTGACACGGTAAGCCGTGGCGATATTATTGCTGAATCAGGCAACACAGGCAACTCCACTGGACCGCATTTGCATTTTGAAGTACGTGATAATGGAACAGCAGTGAATCCATTTAACTATTTGTAG
- the ftsX gene encoding permease-like cell division protein FtsX has product MNFSTLLRHLREGFKNVFRNGWMSVASIMSIIVSLLILGVFMLLVLNVNSMANQVDSQVEISTYLELNVDESLRNTLEQEISAMPEVSEIRFVSKEEGLKEFRERLGDSADNVLSGFDVDNNPLPETIEVEVIEPETVTFVAQKIEALNDKHPEKPIMKVNYGKETVEVLFKFTKLVRNIGFIFVGGLGLMSMFLISNTIRVTILARRREIGIMKLVGATNTFIRWPFFIEGALIGLIGSAITVAVLFFGYSRLMATIGQDVFMQMLNLIPLGDIWLLFGTLLIGLGVLVGILGSTLSIRKSLNV; this is encoded by the coding sequence ATGAATTTTAGTACTCTCTTGCGCCATCTGCGGGAGGGATTCAAAAACGTATTCCGCAACGGCTGGATGTCCGTGGCCTCCATCATGTCCATTATCGTATCACTGCTCATTCTGGGCGTATTCATGCTTCTGGTGCTCAATGTGAATTCCATGGCTAACCAGGTGGACAGCCAGGTAGAGATCAGTACGTACCTCGAGTTGAACGTGGATGAGAGCCTGCGTAACACGCTGGAGCAGGAAATCAGTGCCATGCCTGAAGTCAGTGAGATTCGTTTCGTCTCCAAAGAGGAAGGGCTCAAAGAGTTCCGTGAACGTCTTGGAGACAGTGCAGACAACGTGCTAAGCGGTTTCGATGTGGATAACAATCCACTGCCGGAGACCATTGAAGTAGAGGTCATTGAACCGGAAACCGTCACTTTTGTGGCGCAAAAAATCGAAGCATTGAACGATAAACACCCGGAGAAGCCAATCATGAAAGTGAATTACGGCAAGGAAACGGTGGAAGTGTTGTTCAAATTTACGAAGCTTGTCCGGAATATCGGATTTATTTTTGTCGGGGGACTGGGATTGATGTCCATGTTCCTGATTTCGAATACGATTCGCGTAACGATACTGGCCCGGCGCCGGGAGATCGGCATCATGAAGCTGGTTGGAGCAACCAACACGTTCATTCGTTGGCCTTTCTTTATTGAAGGGGCATTGATTGGACTGATCGGTTCAGCAATTACGGTAGCAGTACTGTTCTTCGGGTATAGTCGTCTGATGGCCACGATAGGTCAGGATGTATTCATGCAGATGCTTAATCTGATTCCGCTCGGCGATATTTGGTTGCTGTTTGGAACACTGTTGATTGGACTTGGTGTGCTGGTTGGTATTTTGGGAAGTACATTGTCCATCCGCAAGTCTCTTAACGTTTAA
- the ftsE gene encoding cell division ATP-binding protein FtsE — protein sequence MIEMQDVWKTYANGTHALQGVSVKIDRNEFVYIVGPSGAGKSTFMKLMYREEIPTKGQISINGFNIGKLKPRKIPYVRRNIGVVFQDFRLLPKMTAFENVAFAMEVIEAPKRHIKKRVMEVLDLVGLRSKANREPSQLSGGEQQRIAIARAIVNNPSVIIADEPTGNLDPETSWGIMQLLDEINFRGTTIVMATHNKDIVNTMRKRVIAIERGQIVRDQMRGEYGYEF from the coding sequence GTGATAGAAATGCAGGACGTGTGGAAGACCTACGCCAATGGGACCCACGCATTACAAGGGGTGTCGGTGAAGATCGACCGCAATGAATTTGTCTATATCGTCGGTCCGTCCGGCGCAGGTAAATCGACATTTATGAAATTGATGTATCGGGAAGAAATTCCGACCAAAGGACAAATATCCATTAACGGATTTAATATCGGGAAATTAAAACCACGCAAAATCCCTTATGTACGCCGAAATATCGGCGTTGTGTTTCAGGATTTTCGACTGTTGCCGAAGATGACGGCATTTGAGAATGTGGCTTTTGCCATGGAAGTTATTGAAGCACCAAAGCGTCACATTAAGAAGCGAGTGATGGAAGTGCTTGATCTGGTGGGGCTGCGCAGCAAGGCGAACCGTGAACCTTCACAGTTGTCGGGCGGGGAACAGCAGCGTATTGCTATCGCACGTGCCATCGTGAACAATCCGTCTGTCATTATTGCGGACGAGCCTACGGGGAACCTTGATCCGGAGACATCATGGGGCATTATGCAGCTGCTGGATGAAATTAATTTTCGCGGAACCACCATCGTTATGGCGACTCACAACAAGGATATCGTCAATACCATGCGCAAACGGGTCATCGCGATTGAACGCGGGCAGATTGTACGGGATCAGATGAGAGGAGAATACGGTTATGAATTTTAG
- a CDS encoding VanW family protein translates to MKKIHLTVIVLFSILLIGSASYGLLHMYVNQPALPKGVSVGEWSVEGVNRKEVLPELDKRLKQMEAWPITLEVEGPAPKAMTFTAAQTGASYSADDFRTAVQQLDEGNLWERAYARYHFIKDWSLKLTYHSKSLKEQLTPAWEKETFGTPANAVRRITASDKVQYIPEKGVRRIAWDELASLMQAKLHRNFAALDDDAEPDPLLIQLPLYTLQPEVTLDSLRQEGIDRKIIQFSTSLGNSSEGRIHNVSAAAQAVNGMILPPNGTFDYEKVIRKAEEDYGFREAPVIVNGRLTPGIGGGICQVSSTVYNAALLTGLDIVERRNHSLPVKYLPKGLDATFASGSINFRFKNNTGKSLLIHAKVEGGSLTVKFFGTFPENVSYAVESRTIETLSAPVKYVSSNVLPAGAQQVLQNGQPGYIVETVRTKKVDGKIVESKTITRDTYKAQNRLIARSGQTNLPDPQEPSVVEDGISDTKQP, encoded by the coding sequence ATGAAAAAAATACATTTGACGGTCATTGTGCTGTTCTCCATCCTCTTGATCGGTTCCGCGTCTTATGGGTTGCTGCATATGTACGTGAACCAGCCTGCCCTACCGAAAGGCGTGAGTGTTGGGGAATGGTCGGTAGAGGGCGTGAATCGCAAAGAGGTTCTACCGGAATTGGATAAACGATTAAAACAAATGGAGGCGTGGCCGATCACCCTGGAGGTTGAAGGTCCTGCACCAAAAGCGATGACGTTCACCGCCGCCCAGACAGGCGCAAGCTACAGTGCGGACGACTTCCGGACTGCTGTACAGCAACTGGATGAGGGCAATCTATGGGAGCGCGCTTATGCCCGGTATCATTTCATCAAGGACTGGTCCCTGAAACTGACGTATCATTCAAAATCGCTGAAAGAGCAGCTTACCCCAGCCTGGGAAAAGGAGACCTTCGGTACACCCGCGAACGCCGTTCGCCGCATTACCGCAAGCGACAAAGTCCAGTACATCCCGGAAAAAGGCGTCCGTCGGATCGCCTGGGATGAACTTGCAAGCCTGATGCAGGCTAAACTGCACCGAAATTTCGCTGCACTAGACGATGATGCAGAGCCAGATCCACTGCTGATTCAACTGCCGTTGTATACCCTGCAACCTGAAGTGACTCTCGATTCGCTGCGTCAAGAGGGAATTGACCGGAAAATCATCCAGTTCTCCACTAGCCTTGGCAACAGCAGTGAAGGGCGGATACATAACGTCAGTGCAGCAGCGCAAGCCGTTAACGGCATGATTTTGCCGCCGAATGGTACGTTTGATTATGAGAAGGTCATCCGCAAGGCGGAGGAAGACTATGGCTTCCGGGAAGCTCCAGTCATCGTGAATGGACGGCTGACCCCCGGTATTGGAGGCGGCATCTGCCAGGTATCCAGCACAGTCTATAACGCAGCATTGTTGACCGGGCTGGACATCGTGGAGCGTCGCAATCACTCTCTGCCAGTCAAATATTTGCCAAAGGGGCTGGATGCCACGTTTGCCTCAGGTTCCATCAATTTTCGATTCAAAAACAATACTGGCAAGTCCCTGCTCATTCATGCCAAAGTGGAAGGTGGAAGCTTAACGGTCAAATTTTTCGGCACCTTCCCGGAGAATGTCAGTTATGCAGTTGAATCCCGTACCATTGAGACATTAAGTGCTCCCGTTAAATATGTATCAAGCAATGTGCTGCCTGCCGGCGCCCAGCAGGTTCTCCAGAACGGTCAGCCCGGATATATTGTGGAGACGGTACGTACCAAAAAAGTCGATGGCAAAATTGTCGAATCCAAAACCATTACGCGTGACACGTACAAAGCCCAGAATCGTCTAATTGCCCGCTCTGGTCAAACCAATCTGCCAGATCCTCAGGAGCCTTCTGTTGTAGAAGACGGTATCAGCGACACGAAGCAGCCTTAA
- a CDS encoding MDR family MFS transporter, giving the protein MVASKNNIGLVLAGLLLSILMASMDNTIVATAMGDIVGKLGGLDKFVWVTSAYMVAEMAGMPIFGKLSDMYGRKKFFVFGILVFMLGSALCGTATSIVELTMYRAIQGIGAGALVPIAFTIMFDVVAPESRGKLGGLFGAVFGLSSVFGPLLGAYITQYATWEWVFYINLPLGLIAFVFIAFFYKESHQHQSQQIDWLGAITLIGAVVCLIFGLELGGKTYAWGSWQILGLFAGFVVLALLFLFAETRAKEPIISFGMFRNRVYWSSNVIGMFSGAAFITASVYIPIFIQGVLGGKATNSGLVLLPMMLGSVVTASMGGVLMTRIKYRNIMIPTLALLVVGLGLLTTLDESSSLWTIRIYMVMIGLGVGASFSVLSNAAMNAFEPQRRGAASSTLNFLRSLGMTMGITIFGIVQSQVFTRKMNDALAGSAAEAGGAGVPAGGVPQGVNLSDPHALLSPELRKAIPPQVLDAITHALSSSIVQLFAWAAIPAALALIAAFFMGKEKMVIGQEQGEYTGGH; this is encoded by the coding sequence ATGGTTGCAAGTAAAAATAATATTGGATTGGTGCTGGCAGGGCTGCTGCTGAGCATACTGATGGCTTCGATGGACAATACCATCGTGGCAACAGCTATGGGCGACATTGTCGGGAAGCTGGGTGGGCTCGACAAATTCGTATGGGTGACCTCCGCTTACATGGTGGCCGAGATGGCGGGTATGCCAATCTTCGGTAAGTTATCCGACATGTATGGACGGAAGAAATTTTTTGTTTTTGGCATACTGGTATTTATGCTCGGATCCGCGTTATGCGGAACGGCAACATCCATCGTTGAGCTGACGATGTACAGAGCTATTCAAGGTATTGGTGCAGGTGCATTGGTGCCGATTGCCTTTACGATCATGTTTGATGTGGTCGCACCGGAATCACGGGGCAAATTGGGCGGTTTGTTCGGAGCCGTGTTTGGCTTGTCCAGCGTATTTGGGCCCCTATTGGGTGCTTACATTACGCAGTATGCGACATGGGAATGGGTATTTTATATTAACCTGCCGCTTGGTCTGATTGCGTTTGTGTTTATTGCATTTTTCTACAAGGAATCCCATCAGCATCAATCCCAACAGATTGACTGGCTGGGTGCCATCACACTGATTGGCGCGGTAGTCTGTCTTATCTTTGGGCTTGAATTGGGTGGCAAAACATATGCCTGGGGCTCGTGGCAGATCCTTGGTTTGTTTGCCGGATTTGTGGTATTAGCACTGCTTTTCCTGTTTGCAGAGACGAGAGCCAAGGAACCCATCATCTCCTTTGGCATGTTCCGCAACCGGGTGTACTGGTCCAGTAACGTTATTGGCATGTTCAGTGGTGCGGCGTTTATTACGGCATCCGTGTATATTCCAATTTTCATTCAGGGCGTGCTCGGCGGCAAAGCGACAAACTCGGGTCTTGTGTTATTGCCCATGATGCTGGGGTCTGTCGTAACTGCCTCAATGGGTGGGGTGCTGATGACCAGGATCAAATATCGCAACATTATGATTCCTACGCTGGCCTTGCTGGTGGTCGGTCTTGGCTTGCTGACGACGCTGGATGAAAGTTCGTCACTATGGACGATACGGATCTACATGGTGATGATTGGTCTCGGTGTCGGAGCATCATTCTCGGTACTCAGCAATGCAGCCATGAACGCGTTTGAACCGCAAAGACGCGGAGCGGCAAGTTCCACACTTAACTTCCTCCGTTCTCTTGGGATGACGATGGGCATTACGATCTTTGGTATCGTACAGAGCCAGGTATTTACGCGCAAAATGAATGATGCCCTCGCCGGATCAGCGGCGGAAGCAGGGGGCGCTGGTGTTCCTGCAGGCGGCGTGCCTCAGGGAGTGAATCTGAGCGATCCACATGCATTGCTGTCGCCAGAACTAAGAAAGGCGATTCCGCCTCAGGTGCTGGACGCCATTACGCATGCGTTGTCTTCATCTATCGTGCAGCTCTTTGCCTGGGCTGCGATTCCGGCTGCACTTGCGTTGATTGCTGCTTTCTTTATGGGTAAGGAGAAGATGGTTATAGGCCAAGAGCAGGGAGAGTACACAGGCGGACATTAG
- a CDS encoding polymer-forming cytoskeletal protein, with the protein MEERNLRNDLNVAGMSQTAGGNFHRVSIDGMAKVNGNLDCTSLNVNGTLKMHGALSSESATINGMCTLNGPLISSRVRVDGLTTINGDLRSPELEVNGKCTVRGRVDGERIDIGGVIDIEGDIQCESLNVQGNIKISGFLNAGTVEIKLHTSSSAKEIGGERIDIRRKEQTGFWKSIGLGGTPSFKTSLIEGDEIVLEDTEADIVRGSKVHIGRGCNIRLVEYSGELEVDPDAKVGSSQRI; encoded by the coding sequence ATGGAGGAACGTAATTTGCGCAATGATCTGAACGTAGCGGGCATGAGTCAAACGGCAGGCGGGAATTTTCACCGAGTATCCATTGATGGCATGGCTAAGGTAAACGGTAACCTGGACTGTACCTCCCTTAATGTGAATGGAACATTGAAGATGCACGGTGCTTTGAGCTCAGAGAGTGCAACGATCAACGGTATGTGCACGCTGAACGGCCCATTGATCAGTTCTCGTGTTCGTGTGGATGGTTTAACAACCATTAATGGAGACCTCAGAAGCCCTGAGCTCGAGGTTAACGGGAAGTGTACTGTACGCGGACGGGTTGATGGGGAACGAATTGATATTGGTGGTGTGATCGATATTGAAGGCGACATACAATGTGAGTCTTTGAACGTACAGGGCAATATTAAAATTAGTGGCTTTCTGAATGCGGGAACGGTAGAGATCAAGCTCCATACATCTTCTTCGGCGAAAGAGATTGGCGGGGAACGCATTGATATTCGGCGTAAGGAACAGACTGGTTTTTGGAAAAGTATTGGCCTGGGCGGTACCCCATCCTTCAAGACATCCTTGATTGAGGGGGATGAAATCGTGCTGGAAGATACCGAGGCTGATATTGTTCGTGGCAGCAAGGTTCATATCGGTCGTGGCTGTAACATCAGGTTGGTCGAATATTCGGGTGAACTAGAGGTTGATCCAGATGCCAAGGTGGGCAGCAGTCAGCGGATTTAA
- a CDS encoding YhbD family protein, protein MTDDLISKKELLDLTGISYGQLYRWKRKNLIPEEWFIRKSSYTGQETFFPKQQILLRIDKILNMKDGLSLDELADVFSPTLGEVEMSAQDLLERNIVSSISLELLKEAGQERSLYALEQIMMLYVLDKLLMSGDITRQEGTLLIDVMSEHYYRFTGKPSELVLIRKMGVPSFMLVTAGTELYFDNGVKVILRQPMGTFMEELKLKLG, encoded by the coding sequence ATGACGGATGATTTGATCTCCAAAAAAGAATTGCTGGACCTGACGGGGATCTCTTACGGCCAGTTGTACCGCTGGAAGCGGAAGAATCTCATTCCGGAGGAATGGTTTATTCGGAAGTCGTCCTATACAGGACAAGAAACTTTTTTTCCAAAACAACAGATTTTACTGCGGATTGACAAAATTCTCAATATGAAAGACGGCTTGTCGCTGGATGAACTGGCAGATGTGTTTTCACCAACGTTGGGTGAAGTTGAAATGTCTGCTCAGGATCTCTTAGAGCGAAACATTGTTTCGAGCATTTCGCTTGAGTTGTTGAAAGAAGCGGGCCAGGAGCGGTCGCTGTACGCTTTGGAGCAGATCATGATGCTCTATGTGCTCGATAAGCTGCTAATGAGCGGGGATATTACCCGCCAAGAGGGTACGCTGCTGATCGATGTCATGTCCGAGCATTATTATCGTTTCACAGGGAAACCAAGCGAACTGGTGCTTATTCGCAAGATGGGTGTCCCTTCATTCATGCTGGTAACGGCAGGCACAGAGCTTTATTTTGACAATGGTGTGAAGGTCATTCTTAGGCAGCCAATGGGGACGTTTATGGAAGAGTTAAAACTTAAATTGGGATAA
- a CDS encoding alpha/beta hydrolase, with translation MALIQCNFYSDTLGLSTSMHVILPQQTHNQIGMENVSGQGLHPTLYLLHGLSDDDSIWLRRTSIERYVADLGIAVVMPQVHRSFYTDMVEGGSYWTFISEELPTIARSFFPLSHQREDNFVAGLSMGGYGAFKLALRKPDQYAAAASLSGALDMTAHLDNTNSSPLWRAEMERIFGPKIAGSENDLLQLLKDNQASSGPRPLLYQCCGTEDFLYDQNQSFREACAQTDLQLTYEEEPGEHEWGYWDQKIQSVLKWLPLRERK, from the coding sequence ATGGCACTTATTCAATGTAATTTTTACTCGGACACGCTTGGTTTAAGCACCAGCATGCATGTCATCCTGCCACAACAAACCCACAATCAGATTGGCATGGAGAACGTATCGGGCCAAGGACTGCATCCCACACTGTATCTGCTGCATGGTCTATCGGACGATGACTCTATCTGGCTGCGCCGCACATCCATTGAACGTTACGTCGCTGACTTGGGGATTGCTGTGGTCATGCCTCAAGTGCATCGCAGCTTCTACACGGACATGGTTGAGGGTGGATCTTATTGGACCTTCATCAGTGAGGAACTGCCCACAATCGCCCGCTCATTCTTCCCCTTATCGCATCAAAGGGAGGATAACTTCGTTGCCGGCTTGTCAATGGGGGGCTACGGTGCATTTAAACTAGCTCTGCGTAAACCAGATCAATATGCAGCAGCAGCAAGTTTATCCGGGGCACTCGACATGACGGCGCATCTGGATAATACGAATTCCAGCCCACTCTGGCGGGCCGAAATGGAACGGATCTTTGGGCCGAAGATTGCAGGCTCGGAGAACGACCTGCTCCAACTACTGAAGGATAACCAAGCGAGCAGTGGACCTCGGCCATTGCTTTATCAATGCTGTGGTACGGAAGACTTCCTGTATGATCAGAACCAATCCTTCCGTGAAGCCTGTGCGCAGACCGATCTCCAATTGACCTATGAGGAGGAACCCGGTGAACATGAGTGGGGCTATTGGGATCAGAAAATTCAAAGTGTATTGAAATGGTTGCCTTTGCGTGAACGTAAATAG